One genomic region from Bacillus aquiflavi encodes:
- a CDS encoding YitT family protein, whose product MIFGLKLKNICFIFVGAAIFSFGIVHFNMQNNLAEGGFTGITLLLYFLFDFNPSYVNLLLNIPLFLFAWKLLGRNAFLYTIIGTIGVSIFLEIFQRYQIDMPLKEDLTLAALFAGVFIGVGLGIIFRFGGTTGGVDIIARLLYKYIGWSMGKTMFLFDAVVIAMSLIFYLTYQEAMYTLVAVFVGARVIDFMQEGAYSARGAMIISEKNEEIAMKIMNEMERGITILKGHGSFTKQEREVLYCVVGKNEIVRLKNIITSIDPHAFVSVSIVHDVLGEGFTLDENKKPIER is encoded by the coding sequence TTGGAATTGTACATTTTAATATGCAAAATAACTTAGCGGAAGGCGGCTTTACTGGAATTACATTGTTGCTTTATTTTTTATTTGATTTCAACCCCTCCTACGTTAACTTATTACTTAATATTCCTCTCTTTTTATTTGCCTGGAAACTATTGGGCCGTAACGCTTTTCTATATACAATCATTGGTACGATAGGTGTTTCGATCTTTTTAGAAATTTTCCAGCGCTATCAAATTGACATGCCGCTAAAAGAAGACTTAACACTTGCTGCACTATTTGCAGGTGTTTTTATCGGTGTCGGATTAGGAATTATTTTCCGCTTTGGAGGTACTACCGGCGGAGTGGATATTATCGCACGGCTTCTATATAAATATATCGGCTGGAGCATGGGAAAAACAATGTTTCTTTTCGATGCAGTCGTCATTGCGATGTCACTTATTTTTTATCTAACATATCAAGAAGCAATGTACACACTTGTTGCTGTTTTTGTCGGTGCAAGAGTTATTGATTTTATGCAAGAAGGAGCATACTCCGCAAGAGGCGCGATGATTATTTCTGAGAAAAACGAAGAAATTGCTATGAAAATAATGAATGAAATGGAAAGAGGCATTACAATTCTGAAAGGACACGGCTCATTTACGAAACAAGAACGAGAGGTACTTTACTGTGTAGTTGGTAAAAATGAAATTGTTCGATTAAAAAATATTATTACATCTATCGATCCACATGCATTCGTATCAGTAAGCATTGTTCATGACGTACTAGGAGAAGGCTTTACATTAGATGAAAACAAAAAGCCGATTGAACGTTGA